A window of the Sporosarcina sp. FSL K6-2383 genome harbors these coding sequences:
- a CDS encoding GNAT family N-acetyltransferase — MESKRITLEDDLQIAFHIRKEVFVKEQNVPFDEEFDEFDTLNELAEHILVYYNEQPVGTGRVRWVDGFGKLERICILESYRKFGLGKVIIGTLENIAEEKGLSRVKLHGQTHAEGFYEKLGYQTSSDVFMEAGIPHIVMTKELAAK, encoded by the coding sequence TTGGAATCTAAAAGAATAACACTGGAAGACGACTTACAAATAGCTTTTCATATTAGAAAAGAAGTATTCGTCAAAGAACAAAACGTCCCTTTTGATGAGGAGTTTGATGAATTCGACACACTGAATGAGCTTGCTGAACACATTTTAGTCTATTATAATGAACAACCTGTCGGAACTGGACGAGTAAGATGGGTCGATGGCTTCGGTAAATTGGAGAGAATTTGCATCTTGGAGTCTTACCGGAAATTTGGACTGGGTAAAGTAATCATAGGGACATTGGAAAATATTGCAGAAGAGAAGGGGCTATCCCGAGTTAAATTACATGGGCAAACACATGCGGAAGGTTTTTATGAAAAACTGGGCTATCAAACTTCATCCGACGTATTCATGGAAGCCGGGATTCCACATATTGTAATGACGAAAGAATTGGCTGCTAAATAA
- the topB gene encoding DNA topoisomerase III encodes MKTVILAEKPSQAKAYADAFTVKSRQKTHIELAQSQLFPHGAIITWGIGHLVELKEPKAYDKKWTRWTLNSLPILPERYEFQIAKGKYAQFQAVKKFILAADTVINACDVDREGSNIFYSIYHQTGARGKTIKRLWINSLEVDEVRKGFANLHDNRKDLLMYEEAKARQISDWLVGMNGSRLYSLLLKERGVQDVFSIGRVQSPTVYLIYQRQREIETFVSEPFFEIEATFMAANGTYKGKAKAKEPKREIIRELLSKHDIHPKSPGTITSVEKVDKRTPPPQLHSLSTLQATANRLWKTSPADVLKIMQGLYEKKIVTYPRTDSRYITPNEFSYLADQVGDYQQLINHPFPIESLAPKKRYVDSSKVQEHYAIIPTKKIPSQAVLGRLSTIERHLYEEVVRTTLAMFHTDYLYTETKVTTDVNGLPFFTVGKTERDKGWKALFVRSSAKEHDKDEPTLPPLTLHEPVDSDIGIKEGKTMPPKPYTEGQLIAMMKTCGKLVEDKNETEILKEVEGLGTEATRSGIIETIKRHGYISVTKNIVSITDKGRILCQAIEGNLLASPSMTAKWETYLRKIGNGEGTQERFLGSIAKFINSLLEEVPGQLNAKPIDAKLAASVVGKTTSRTSYKQVEVAPCPACKEGMIMARKDFYGCSAYKSGCKQTFPGVFLKKKLTPSQVKLLCTKGKTNVIKGFTANTGNKFDAQLTLVDGKINLEFIGK; translated from the coding sequence ATGAAGACAGTCATTTTAGCTGAAAAACCATCCCAAGCAAAAGCCTACGCGGATGCATTTACTGTGAAAAGTCGGCAAAAAACACATATTGAGCTCGCGCAAAGTCAGCTGTTTCCGCATGGGGCAATTATCACATGGGGCATCGGCCATCTTGTGGAATTAAAAGAACCGAAAGCCTATGACAAAAAGTGGACTCGTTGGACGCTTAATAGTTTACCGATTTTACCGGAACGCTATGAATTTCAAATTGCAAAGGGAAAGTATGCGCAGTTTCAAGCCGTGAAGAAGTTCATACTTGCGGCAGATACGGTCATTAACGCATGTGACGTTGATCGCGAAGGATCGAATATCTTCTATAGTATTTACCACCAAACAGGTGCAAGAGGAAAAACGATTAAACGACTGTGGATCAATTCACTTGAGGTGGATGAAGTGCGGAAAGGCTTTGCGAATTTACATGATAATCGTAAAGACTTACTCATGTATGAGGAAGCGAAAGCTCGTCAAATTAGTGATTGGCTTGTGGGTATGAATGGTTCGCGGTTGTATTCTTTATTGTTGAAAGAGCGAGGTGTTCAGGATGTATTTTCTATCGGACGTGTACAATCGCCGACGGTTTACTTAATTTATCAGCGCCAAAGAGAAATTGAGACCTTTGTTTCTGAGCCGTTTTTTGAAATTGAAGCTACTTTTATGGCTGCTAATGGGACGTATAAAGGAAAAGCGAAGGCGAAGGAACCGAAGCGGGAAATCATTCGGGAGTTGTTGTCGAAACATGATATCCATCCGAAATCGCCTGGGACGATTACCTCTGTAGAGAAAGTCGATAAGCGAACGCCGCCCCCTCAACTTCACTCCCTGTCAACGTTACAGGCAACAGCAAACCGGTTGTGGAAAACGAGTCCGGCAGATGTGTTGAAAATTATGCAAGGACTATACGAGAAGAAAATTGTCACGTATCCAAGAACAGATTCTCGCTATATTACGCCTAACGAGTTCTCTTATCTTGCGGATCAAGTCGGCGATTACCAACAACTTATCAATCATCCTTTTCCAATTGAATCACTTGCGCCAAAAAAGCGCTATGTGGATAGCTCGAAGGTCCAGGAACATTATGCCATCATTCCGACGAAGAAAATCCCGTCGCAGGCGGTACTTGGCAGGCTATCGACTATCGAACGTCATTTATATGAAGAAGTGGTCCGCACGACACTCGCCATGTTCCACACCGACTATTTGTATACAGAAACGAAGGTGACGACTGACGTCAACGGACTTCCCTTCTTCACAGTCGGCAAAACGGAACGTGACAAAGGCTGGAAAGCATTATTCGTTCGTTCATCTGCCAAAGAACATGACAAGGACGAGCCTACATTGCCACCACTTACACTACATGAACCTGTTGACAGTGACATTGGCATTAAAGAAGGCAAAACGATGCCGCCCAAACCGTATACAGAAGGTCAGCTCATCGCCATGATGAAAACCTGCGGGAAGCTCGTTGAGGATAAAAACGAGACAGAAATTTTGAAAGAGGTAGAGGGGCTTGGAACAGAGGCAACCCGCAGTGGCATCATCGAAACGATCAAACGCCATGGCTATATTAGTGTAACGAAAAACATCGTTTCGATTACGGATAAAGGGCGTATTCTATGCCAAGCCATCGAAGGCAATCTACTGGCAAGCCCGTCGATGACTGCTAAATGGGAAACCTATTTACGTAAAATCGGCAATGGCGAAGGGACGCAGGAACGTTTCCTCGGCAGCATTGCGAAGTTCATCAATAGTTTATTGGAGGAAGTACCGGGCCAATTAAACGCTAAACCGATTGATGCAAAACTAGCGGCTAGTGTTGTCGGTAAAACAACTTCACGAACTTCCTACAAACAAGTCGAAGTCGCACCATGCCCCGCTTGTAAAGAAGGCATGATTATGGCACGCAAAGACTTTTACGGTTGTAGCGCATATAAAAGTGGCTGCAAGCAAACATTTCCAGGGGTGTTTTTGAAGAAGAAGCTGACCCCAAGTCAGGTTAAGCTCTTGTGTACGAAGGGGAAAACCAATGTGATTAAGGGCTTTACGGCGAATACGGGGAATAAATTTGATGCACAGCTGACACTCGTCGATGGGAAGATTAATTTGGAATTTATCGGGAAATAA
- a CDS encoding pirin family protein, translated as MLGSFVFLDHYKHNSKRGIGDKPHPHAGIEVYTYLIKGRMEHSDSRGFKDVLGQGDSQWIRAGSGILHAEKPSMSKMNRNMINVQVE; from the coding sequence TTGTTAGGCTCATTTGTATTCCTCGATCATTACAAGCATAATTCTAAAAGAGGCATAGGGGACAAGCCGCACCCACATGCAGGTATTGAAGTTTATACCTATTTGATTAAAGGTAGGATGGAACATAGTGATAGCAGAGGTTTTAAAGATGTCCTTGGGCAAGGTGATTCACAATGGATACGTGCAGGCAGTGGGATATTACATGCAGAAAAGCCTTCGATGAGCAAAATGAACCGGAACATGATTAACGTGCAGGTTGAGTAA
- a CDS encoding toprim domain-containing protein, producing MKTVILAEKPSQAKAYADAFTVTSRQKTHIELAQSQLFPHGAIITWGIGHLVELKEPKAYDKKWTRWTLNSLPILPERYEFQIAKGKYAQFQAVKKFILAADTVINACDLDISL from the coding sequence ATGAAAACGGTCATCCTTGCTGAAAAACCATCCCAAGCAAAAGCCTACGCGGATGCATTTACTGTGACAAGTCGGCAAAAAACACATATTGAACTCGCGCAAAGTCAACTATTTCCGCATGGCGCAATTATCACATGGGGCATTGGCCATCTCGTTGAATTAAAAGAACCGAAAGCCTATGACAAAAAGTGGACTCGCTGGACGCTTAATAGTTTACCGATTTTACCGGAACGCTATGAATTTCAAATTGCTAAGGGGAAGTATGCCCAGTTTCAAGCTGTGAAGAAGTTCATACTTGCGGCAGATACGGTCATTAACGCCTGTGACCTCGATATATCTCTATAA
- a CDS encoding helix-turn-helix transcriptional regulator — protein sequence MEIGQEIKKRRTELNITQEELAKRLNVTRAAISNWEVGRNYPDIQLLVKLSDELNISLDQLLRGDEKMVSSMDKKIKKGNFVEKYYIVFLTIVSMTLVGYFSFDNWASIIIFGLVSGGIFGVVIDSIGKEKTK from the coding sequence GTGGAAATTGGGCAGGAAATAAAAAAAAGAAGAACAGAATTGAATATTACTCAAGAAGAACTTGCTAAACGATTAAATGTAACAAGAGCAGCAATTTCAAATTGGGAAGTGGGAAGAAATTATCCCGATATTCAACTTCTAGTGAAGCTTTCTGACGAATTAAATATCTCTTTAGATCAGTTACTGAGAGGAGATGAAAAAATGGTTTCATCTATGGACAAGAAAATTAAAAAGGGTAATTTTGTCGAAAAATATTATATCGTTTTTTTGACGATTGTTAGTATGACATTAGTTGGCTACTTTTCATTCGACAACTGGGCCTCAATTATTATTTTTGGATTAGTGAGTGGAGGAATATTTGGAGTAGTTATTGATTCAATTGGAAAAGAAAAAACTAAATGA
- a CDS encoding LysE family transporter — translation MGVQTLLSFAIYVIINAFTPGPGNILALNTMTNYGWKRGKPLFFGIFIGYFFVQTVCAVFIFGLESFINPLMSVLKYAGTIYILWLAYQVAISKPDNKTAGKQPSFLTGFVLQIVNVKIFLFGITSLTGYVVPYYSSFGWLLFFEIIIATIGTIATLTWILFGGVFQKTYFKHFRVINSILALLLLQCAVGLLLQ, via the coding sequence ATGGGCGTTCAAACATTATTGTCATTTGCTATATACGTTATAATAAATGCCTTTACACCGGGACCCGGAAATATCCTAGCATTAAATACAATGACCAACTACGGATGGAAAAGAGGGAAACCTTTATTCTTCGGGATCTTTATCGGTTACTTTTTTGTACAAACAGTATGTGCAGTATTTATTTTCGGGTTAGAGAGCTTCATAAATCCACTAATGTCTGTCCTTAAATATGCAGGAACTATTTATATTTTATGGCTTGCCTATCAGGTCGCCATTAGTAAGCCTGACAATAAAACTGCTGGGAAACAACCTTCTTTTTTGACTGGTTTTGTTTTGCAAATTGTTAATGTGAAGATATTTTTATTTGGCATAACTTCTCTAACAGGATACGTTGTTCCATATTATTCATCATTTGGATGGCTGTTATTTTTTGAAATAATCATTGCCACAATAGGTACGATTGCTACCTTAACTTGGATACTTTTTGGGGGGGTATTTCAAAAGACCTATTTCAAACATTTCCGAGTAATAAATAGTATATTGGCGTTATTACTCCTGCAATGTGCGGTCGGACTTTTATTACAGTAA
- a CDS encoding LysR family transcriptional regulator has translation MTLQQLKYALEVASKRSMNEAAKSLFISQPSLSNAIKELEKEIKITIFIRTNRGVTVSNEGAEFLGYARQVLQQFNMLEEKYMSEKPAKQHFCISTQHYTFAANAFVELVKEFGASEYEFTLRETKTYEIIEDVKNLRSELGIIYLSNYNESVLLKLLRERNIIFSELFTTKPHVFIHKRHPLAEKESIDLDELDDYPCLSFEQGEYNSFYFSEEILSTRSVKKSIKVSDRAAIVNFMIGLNGYTISSGVFPTYLHGDEIIAVPLNVDEVIRVGTIKHRDVTLTGLGELYLDALKKIAQEL, from the coding sequence TTGACTTTACAACAATTAAAATATGCATTAGAAGTAGCTAGTAAGCGATCCATGAATGAGGCAGCAAAGAGTTTATTCATCTCCCAGCCAAGTTTGTCGAATGCGATTAAGGAATTAGAGAAGGAAATAAAAATTACCATATTCATTAGAACGAATAGAGGCGTTACGGTTTCTAATGAAGGAGCTGAATTTTTAGGCTATGCTAGGCAGGTATTACAGCAGTTTAACATGCTCGAAGAAAAATATATGAGTGAAAAGCCAGCCAAACAACATTTTTGTATTTCAACACAGCATTATACTTTTGCAGCCAATGCTTTTGTGGAACTTGTAAAAGAATTTGGGGCTTCTGAATATGAGTTTACACTTCGTGAAACGAAAACATATGAAATCATTGAAGATGTTAAAAATTTACGAAGTGAGTTGGGGATTATTTATTTAAGTAACTACAATGAATCAGTATTATTAAAACTGTTAAGAGAAAGAAACATAATTTTTTCAGAACTATTCACTACAAAACCCCATGTATTTATTCATAAAAGACATCCATTAGCCGAAAAAGAATCTATTGATTTGGATGAATTAGATGATTATCCATGCCTATCTTTTGAGCAAGGAGAGTATAATTCTTTTTACTTTTCAGAAGAAATTTTAAGTACACGAAGTGTAAAGAAAAGTATCAAAGTAAGTGACAGAGCAGCCATTGTTAATTTCATGATTGGTCTTAATGGGTATACCATTTCCTCCGGAGTTTTCCCTACATATCTTCATGGCGATGAAATTATTGCAGTACCTCTTAATGTAGATGAAGTCATACGGGTTGGAACAATAAAGCATAGAGATGTCACACTAACGGGGCTTGGCGAACTATATTTGGATGCCTTAAAAAAGATTGCACAGGAATTATAA
- a CDS encoding FMN-binding negative transcriptional regulator — translation MYIPKHFKVTDFDEIQGFIQENSFGTLVTTKQGTPIATHLPLALHKQGDEFYINGHMAYGNPQWRTFGVENENVLVIFQGPHAYISSSWYKDENVPTWNYQAVHVYGTASIMSEQELEEDLRLLLKKYEHHRENAVVWENLSSQTKKQIKGIVGFKIKVQEIQAANKLSQNRNEEDYHNIVTKLYEEKGINSEQMAKVMNEKLKKDK, via the coding sequence ATGTATATCCCTAAACATTTTAAAGTGACAGATTTTGATGAAATCCAAGGATTTATTCAGGAAAACTCTTTTGGTACGCTTGTGACAACAAAACAAGGAACACCAATTGCCACCCATTTACCCTTGGCGTTACATAAGCAAGGTGATGAGTTCTATATTAATGGACATATGGCTTATGGAAACCCCCAGTGGAGAACGTTCGGGGTTGAGAATGAAAATGTCCTCGTTATATTTCAAGGACCGCATGCTTACATTTCATCATCTTGGTATAAAGATGAAAATGTACCCACATGGAATTATCAAGCTGTCCATGTATATGGAACAGCTAGTATTATGAGTGAACAAGAGCTAGAAGAAGACCTTAGATTATTATTAAAAAAATATGAACATCATCGAGAGAATGCGGTAGTATGGGAAAATCTTTCTTCACAAACTAAAAAACAAATAAAAGGGATTGTTGGATTTAAGATTAAAGTACAGGAAATTCAAGCGGCGAATAAACTAAGTCAAAATCGGAATGAAGAAGACTATCATAATATTGTTACTAAACTCTATGAGGAAAAGGGCATAAATTCTGAGCAAATGGCCAAAGTGATGAACGAAAAGCTAAAAAAAGATAAATAA
- a CDS encoding multidrug efflux SMR transporter: MAWVSLIVAGLFEMFGVLMINKLHNDRNWQSVLFLILGFGASFMFLAYAMKTLPMGTAYAIWTGIGASGGAILGMIFYGESKEWKRIIFIAMVLGAVVGLKLVS, from the coding sequence ATGGCTTGGGTTTCTTTAATTGTTGCAGGGCTGTTTGAAATGTTTGGTGTATTAATGATCAATAAATTGCACAATGATCGAAATTGGCAATCAGTGCTATTTCTAATTCTTGGATTTGGCGCAAGTTTTATGTTTCTTGCCTATGCCATGAAAACATTACCGATGGGGACTGCATATGCTATTTGGACAGGAATTGGTGCATCTGGTGGAGCAATTTTAGGCATGATTTTTTATGGCGAATCAAAAGAATGGAAAAGAATCATTTTCATTGCCATGGTATTGGGGGCAGTAGTTGGTTTAAAGCTCGTCTCGTAA
- a CDS encoding multidrug efflux SMR transporter, with protein sequence MNANWVKVIIAAFFEVFWVIGLKHADDFWAWTGTIIAIIISFYLMIMAGRELPVGTVYAVFVGLGTAGTVFSDTLFFDEPFQLAKVLLILVLLAGVIGLKLVTKDTVEEGVES encoded by the coding sequence ATGAATGCAAACTGGGTGAAAGTGATTATCGCTGCTTTTTTTGAAGTTTTTTGGGTCATTGGATTAAAGCATGCGGATGATTTCTGGGCTTGGACTGGAACCATTATTGCGATTATCATTAGTTTTTACTTAATGATTATGGCTGGAAGAGAATTACCCGTTGGAACCGTCTATGCGGTTTTTGTAGGTCTGGGCACTGCCGGAACCGTTTTTTCGGACACCCTATTTTTTGACGAACCGTTTCAACTCGCAAAAGTGCTGTTGATTTTAGTTTTATTAGCTGGGGTAATCGGTTTGAAATTAGTGACAAAAGACACCGTTGAAGAAGGGGTTGAATCATAA
- a CDS encoding MurR/RpiR family transcriptional regulator — protein sequence MFTNEVITTFNELEMLLYKYIMKNKEKVVYMRIRDLADEAHVSTSTIMRFCRKLHCEGFSEFKVKLKLLIDIKPTPAIKSNEYVLAEFFERTQNKKFLAKLENAASIIAKTETIIFIGFGSSGTFAEYGSRYFSSVGKFSMYIKDWFVPIHTDLNSSITIALSVSGESAFTLSHVQKLKEQGSKILSITNNEQSTMAKLADINISYYVTEEWIGSMNVTTQIPVVFILEEMARKVYEINREAQE from the coding sequence TTGTTTACAAACGAAGTAATCACGACATTCAACGAACTTGAGATGTTACTTTATAAATACATCATGAAAAACAAGGAAAAGGTTGTTTATATGCGGATACGTGACCTTGCTGACGAAGCGCATGTTTCCACTTCAACAATCATGCGTTTTTGTAGAAAATTACATTGCGAGGGCTTCTCAGAATTCAAGGTAAAACTTAAGCTTTTAATTGATATAAAGCCTACCCCAGCCATTAAAAGCAACGAGTATGTATTAGCGGAGTTTTTTGAGCGGACTCAAAATAAGAAGTTCCTGGCTAAGTTAGAGAATGCAGCAAGTATTATTGCTAAAACAGAGACAATCATTTTTATCGGATTTGGTAGTTCAGGAACATTCGCTGAATATGGTTCAAGGTATTTTTCAAGCGTGGGTAAGTTCTCCATGTATATAAAAGATTGGTTTGTGCCCATTCATACCGACTTGAATAGTAGTATCACGATTGCTCTTTCCGTTTCAGGAGAAAGTGCTTTTACTTTGTCTCACGTTCAAAAGTTAAAGGAGCAGGGCAGTAAGATTTTAAGTATTACCAACAATGAACAATCCACTATGGCAAAACTAGCTGATATTAATATTTCCTATTATGTAACGGAGGAGTGGATTGGGAGTATGAATGTCACTACGCAAATTCCTGTTGTTTTTATATTGGAGGAAATGGCACGAAAGGTGTATGAAATAAATAGGGAGGCGCAGGAATAG
- a CDS encoding 6-phospho-beta-glucosidase, with amino-acid sequence MSKGIKIVTIGGGSSYTPELVEGFIKRYDELPVRELWLVDIEAGKEKLEIVGNLAKRMIEKAGLPIQVHLTLNRKEALQDADFVTTQFRVGLLDARAKDERIPLSHGVLGQETNGPGGLLKGLRTIPVILDIIKDIKELCPDAWLINFTNPAGMVTEAVLRYTDHKKIVGLCNVPIGIEMGVTKLLDVDHSRIRIDFAGLNHMVYGLDVYLDGVSVKERVIELIADPENSSFVKNVKGQGWEPEFIRALNVLTCPYHLYYYKKDDMLQKELENFKNGTTRAEVVKKLEEELFELYKDPNLAIKPPQLEERGGAYYSDAAVRLISSIYNDKRDIQPVNTINNGAIASIPFDSAVEISCVITKEGPIPLSVGDLPVAVRGLVQQIKSFERVAAEAAVTGNYDTALLAMTINPLVPSDTVGKAILDEMLEAHKEHLPQFFQRVDV; translated from the coding sequence ATGAGTAAAGGGATTAAAATTGTCACGATTGGTGGAGGTTCAAGCTATACTCCGGAATTAGTTGAAGGGTTTATTAAAAGATATGATGAATTGCCTGTCAGGGAATTGTGGTTGGTGGATATAGAAGCGGGTAAGGAAAAATTAGAAATCGTCGGGAACCTTGCGAAAAGAATGATAGAAAAAGCAGGTCTGCCGATTCAAGTCCATTTAACACTCAACCGAAAAGAAGCTTTACAGGATGCCGATTTTGTTACGACACAATTTCGTGTAGGTTTGCTAGATGCGCGTGCAAAAGATGAAAGAATTCCGTTAAGCCATGGCGTACTAGGACAAGAAACAAATGGGCCAGGTGGGCTTTTAAAAGGATTGCGTACGATTCCGGTCATTTTAGATATCATTAAAGATATTAAGGAATTATGTCCGGACGCCTGGTTGATAAACTTTACAAATCCAGCAGGCATGGTGACAGAAGCTGTTCTTAGGTATACAGATCATAAGAAAATCGTTGGATTATGTAATGTTCCGATCGGCATTGAGATGGGAGTTACAAAACTTTTAGATGTCGATCATTCGCGCATCCGTATCGATTTTGCTGGTTTAAATCATATGGTATATGGATTGGATGTTTATCTAGATGGGGTTAGTGTAAAAGAACGAGTCATTGAACTGATCGCTGATCCGGAAAATAGTAGCTTTGTTAAAAACGTGAAAGGGCAAGGATGGGAACCAGAATTTATTCGTGCCCTAAATGTACTAACTTGCCCTTATCATCTGTACTATTATAAAAAAGATGACATGCTGCAAAAGGAGCTAGAAAACTTTAAAAATGGTACAACGAGAGCGGAAGTCGTGAAAAAGCTTGAAGAAGAATTGTTTGAGCTATATAAAGACCCTAATTTAGCAATTAAACCACCTCAGTTAGAGGAACGAGGCGGAGCGTATTATAGTGATGCGGCTGTTCGTTTAATTTCATCGATCTATAATGATAAACGAGATATTCAGCCGGTTAATACCATCAATAATGGGGCCATTGCTAGTATACCATTTGACTCCGCTGTTGAGATTAGTTGTGTGATTACTAAAGAAGGTCCAATTCCATTAAGTGTTGGCGATTTGCCAGTTGCAGTTAGAGGTTTAGTACAGCAAATCAAATCTTTTGAACGAGTGGCAGCCGAGGCGGCAGTGACAGGAAACTATGACACAGCACTGCTTGCCATGACAATCAATCCTCTCGTTCCATCAGATACAGTTGGAAAAGCCATTTTGGATGAAATGCTGGAAGCACATAAAGAACACTTGCCACAATTTTTTCAACGTGTAGATGTGTAA
- a CDS encoding alkene reductase, which produces MSKLWTELKIGNMILPHRLAMAPMTRSRALADGVPGELTAEYYGQRASLGLIISEGTQPSDDGQGYMNTPGIYTEAHIEGWKKITSRVHEEGGHIFIQLMHVGRISHPDNTPHHRQPVAPSAIAPKVEMFTAEGMKEAPTPRAFSKEEINEVIQEFRTAASAAIKAGADGVEIHGANGYLIQQFLSENANQRNDEYGGTIENRARFAIEVTKAVVDEIGADKTGFRISPSSTLHDIEEGEFGPDVYRFLVAELKKLDLAYLHVMHVGNEPLLKELRQLWSNPLLVNRAGRPLEQLTTDLDHDLADVVPVGSWALANPDFVERIKNNASLNDPDRNTFYGGGAEGYTDYPFLSK; this is translated from the coding sequence ATGAGTAAATTATGGACAGAATTAAAAATTGGAAATATGATATTACCGCATCGTTTAGCAATGGCACCCATGACAAGAAGCCGCGCTTTAGCTGATGGCGTGCCTGGAGAACTTACCGCGGAATACTATGGACAACGCGCAAGTTTAGGTTTGATTATTAGTGAAGGGACACAGCCATCAGATGACGGTCAAGGGTATATGAACACGCCTGGAATTTATACAGAAGCACATATTGAAGGTTGGAAAAAGATCACTAGCCGTGTTCACGAGGAAGGCGGCCACATTTTTATACAACTCATGCATGTTGGACGTATCTCACATCCCGATAATACGCCCCATCACCGTCAGCCTGTCGCACCATCTGCTATTGCACCTAAAGTAGAGATGTTTACTGCTGAAGGAATGAAAGAGGCTCCAACTCCTAGGGCATTCAGCAAAGAGGAGATTAATGAAGTCATCCAAGAATTTCGTACAGCTGCTTCTGCTGCAATAAAAGCTGGAGCTGATGGTGTTGAAATACATGGTGCAAATGGTTATTTGATTCAACAATTTCTAAGTGAAAATGCAAATCAACGAAATGATGAGTATGGCGGCACGATTGAAAATCGAGCACGTTTTGCCATTGAAGTAACGAAAGCCGTTGTGGATGAGATTGGTGCAGATAAAACCGGATTTAGAATATCACCTTCTTCCACATTACATGACATTGAAGAGGGGGAATTTGGCCCTGATGTATACCGTTTCCTTGTTGCCGAATTAAAAAAATTGGATTTAGCTTATCTTCATGTCATGCATGTCGGTAATGAGCCATTGTTAAAAGAACTTCGTCAGTTATGGTCAAATCCATTGCTCGTCAACCGAGCTGGACGCCCCCTTGAGCAACTTACAACAGATCTCGATCATGACTTAGCAGATGTGGTTCCTGTAGGCAGCTGGGCGCTTGCGAATCCAGATTTTGTAGAGAGAATCAAGAATAATGCTTCCCTTAATGATCCAGATCGTAATACGTTTTACGGTGGCGGTGCTGAGGGGTATACGGATTATCCGTTTTTAAGTAAATAA
- a CDS encoding cyclophilin-like fold protein, with protein MLTRNVEKKIRLEFADKEILVILKNNPSANAFYDRLPLEFEFKDYTHTEKVTDLVKPLPKPEGNFGYEPNLGDFAYYAPWNGLAFYYKDFQYSTGLIKLGEIVKGLDDLTNMEGIVLVSKAD; from the coding sequence TTGCTTACAAGAAATGTAGAGAAAAAAATACGATTGGAATTTGCCGACAAAGAGATTTTAGTAATACTTAAAAACAATCCTTCCGCCAATGCATTTTATGATCGTCTTCCTTTAGAATTTGAATTCAAGGATTACACACACACTGAAAAAGTAACAGATTTAGTAAAGCCCTTACCTAAGCCAGAAGGTAATTTTGGCTATGAGCCGAACCTTGGAGATTTTGCCTACTATGCACCGTGGAATGGGCTTGCATTTTATTATAAGGATTTCCAATACTCTACTGGGCTTATTAAGTTAGGTGAAATTGTAAAAGGGTTAGACGACCTTACGAATATGGAAGGAATCGTCTTGGTATCAAAGGCAGATTAA